One segment of Solanum stenotomum isolate F172 chromosome 1, ASM1918654v1, whole genome shotgun sequence DNA contains the following:
- the LOC125851930 gene encoding U4/U6 small nuclear ribonucleoprotein Prp31 homolog: MATRAASFLADLDDLSDNEETPSWIEEHDGELDDIFKLQNSYCYINVMHRVEDALSCDRKPILGDSEYDALIIDCNALSIDIENEIFIIHNFIRDKYRLKFPELESLVNHPIDYARVVKKIGNAMDMTLVDLEGLLPSAVIMVVSVTASTTSGKPLPQDVLHKTLEACDRALSIDSAKKKVLDFVESRMGFIAPNLSAVVGCAVAAKLIATAGGLSSLANIPADCIKLLGAKRNINNLAGFSTAKFHHIGGCYIEETDIIQSTPPSLRKQAYGLLADKSTLAARMDSARGDLTGQYGTSLKGIILEKMEKLQELPPAKQPKPLPVPLNSNGYTKKRGGSRKRKMNKRYEITERQKLVNRIKFGVAEESSLGDGLGQGYGMLSQADGIGKLRLSVIKKKFKSSSTSTRVYSGLTSSLAFTPVQGIELSNPDQAKHATRSRSTYFSETATFSKIKTT; encoded by the coding sequence ATGGCTACTCGTGCTGCTTCTTTCTTAGCAGATCTGGACGACTTGTCGGATAACGAAGAAACTCCATCatggatagaagagcatgatgGAGAATTGGATGATATTTTCAAACTGCAAAATTCATATTGCTACATTAACGTTATGCACAGAGTTGAAGATGCCCTAAGTTGTGATCGTAAGCCTATATTAGGTGATTCAGAATATGATGCTTTGATAATAGACTGTAATGCATTATCAATCGATATTGAgaatgaaatttttataatccACAATTTTATACGCGACAAGTACCGATTGAAATTTCCTGAATTGGAGTCACTTGTTAATCACCCAATTGATTATGCTCGGGTTGTTAAAAAGATTGGGAATGCAATGGACATGACCTTAGTTGATTTGGAAGGATTATTACCCTCAGCTGTTATCATGGTTGTCTCTGTTACCGCGTCTACTACCAGTGGCAAGCCATTGCCACAAGACGTTTTACACAAGACGTTGGAAGCATGTGACAGAGCTCTTTCTATTGATTCAGCAAAGAAAAAAGTACTTGATTTTGTTGAGAGTCGAATGGGATTTATCGCTCCCAATCTTTCTGCTGTTGTTGGGTGTGCAGTTGCTGCTAAACTTATAGCTACTGCTGGTGGTCTCTCGTCCTTGGCAAACATCCCCGCTGATTGCATCAAGCTTCTTGGTGCCAAAAGGAATATTAATAATTTAGCAGGGTTCTCAACAGCCAAGTTTCATCACATAGGAGGTTGTTATATTGAGGAAACTGATATAATTCAGAGTACACCTCCTTCCTTAAGGAAGCAAGCCTATGGACTGTTGGCAGATAAATCTACATTAGCAGCCCGTATGGACTCAGCCAGAGGAGATCTGACTGGTCAATATGGAACATCTCTTAAGGGTATTATTCTTGAGAAGATGGAGAAATTGCAAGAGTTACCTCCAGCAAAGCAACCAAAGCCTCTTCCAGTTCCATTAAATTCTAATGGTTATACGAAAAAGAGAGGCGGTAGTCGGAAGAGAAAGATGAATAAGAGATATGAGATCACGGAGAGGCAGAAGCTAGTAAATAGGATCAAGTTTGGAGTAGCTGAAGAGAGCTCTTTAGGAGATGGATTAGGGCAGGGCTATGGCATGCTTAGTCAAGCAGATGGAATTGGCAAGTTACGTCTATCagttattaagaaaaaattcaaaagcagCAGTACTAGTACTCGTGTATACTCAGGCTTGACTTCAAGTTTGGCCTTCACCCCAGTTCAAGGGATCGAGCTATCAAATCCTGATCAGGCGAAGCATGCAACCAGAAGTCGTAGCACCTATTTCTCTGAAACTGCAACATTTTCCAAGATTAAGACAACATGA